Genomic segment of Caproiciproducens sp. NJN-50:
GAATCCGTCCGCGACGAGCGACGAAGAGTACAGTTCCTCATTGCCGCCAAGCGTCACGGTATTTTCCCGGACGGATTTCCCGCGGACATACAGCGGCTTTTCAGCGGAAATCCCAAGCCCTTTCCGCTGTCCGATGGTGTAGCGGATCAGTCCCTGATGCTCCCCGAGGATTTTTCCGTCCGCACCGAGAAAGGCCCCCTTCGGATAAGCCTTTCCGGTGTACCTCTCAATGAACGCGCTGTAATCGCCGTCCGGGACAAAGCAGATATCCTGACTGTCGTGCTTGTGAGCGTTGACCAGCCCCTGCTCTTCCGCGATTTTGCGCACATCCGCTTTGTTCAGTTCTCCGAGCGGAAACAGAGTATGCGCAAGCTGCTCCTGCGTCATGGAATAGAGCACATAGCTTTGATCCTTGCCGCCGTCGAGTCCCTTTTTCAGGAGATACCGTCCCGACGCTTTCTGGAACTCAATGCGGGCGTAATGCCCGGTGGCCACGAAGTCGCAGTCCAGTTCCTGCGCCCGGCGGAAAAGCCTTTCAAATTTCAGGTAGCGGTTGCAGTCGATACAGGGATTCGGAGTCGCTCCCGCTTCGTAAGCGGCCACAAACCTCCGGATCACCTGCTCTTCAAAGTCGGCGGTGAAGTTGAACACATGGTAAGGGATTCCGATGCGGTGGGCGACGCTTCTCGCGTCTTCGATATCGTCCAGGCTGCAGCAGGTATTGGTCCGCTTCTGCCCGACGATTTCATTTTCATAGAGCTTCATCGTGGCGCCGACGCACTCGTATCCCTGTTTTTTCAGCAGATAGGCGGCGACGCTCGAATCGACCCCGCCGCTCATGGCGACAAGAACGCGCTTCATGGGTTCTCCTTTCGCAGTCTGGAAACAGCGGATGTCACGGATAAAATAATCCGGCTGATTTCTTCCGGTGTGTTGTATTCGCTCAGGGAAAGCCGCAGCGACCCTCGAGCGAGGCGGTCCGGCACCCCCATGCTGCGGAGAACATGGCTCGGTTCCAGCGCTCCCGCGGAACAGGCCGAGCCGGCCGAAGCGCTGATGCCGTCTGCGTCCAGCAGAAGGAGCAGCGGCTCGGATTCGACGTCCTCAAAGCAAAAGTTCACGATTCCCGGGACCCTTCGCGAACGGCCGCCGATCAGGTAGGCTCCCCTGATCCGCTCCAGCCCGGAGATGAGCTCCTCGCGCATCCGGGCAATATAATCCGCATTTTCTTCCAGTTTTCCGCAGCTCTCCCGAAGGGCCGCCGCCATGCCGGCGACGGCCGGAACATTTTCCGTTCCGGCCCGTCCGCCCCGTTCCTGCCCGCCTCCGCGGATCAGGGAAACCGGCCGGATGCCCCTTCGGAGATAAAGCGCGCCGATCCCTTTTGGACCGTGAAATTTGTGCGCCGACAAAGACAGCAGGTCCACGTTCATTTCTGAAAGGTCAATCGGGATATGCCCCGCCGCCTGCACGGCATCCGAATGAAAAAGGACATTGTTCCGGCGGCACAGGTCTCCGATCTCTTTGACCGGCTGGACCGTCCCCACCTCATTGTTCGCCGCCATGACGCTGACAAGGCAGGTGTCGGGCCGTATCGCTGAGGAGACCTGCTCCGGGCGGATGATCCCTTCGGCAGAAACAGGGAGCAGCGTCACCCCGAACCCGCGGGCTTCCAGATATTCCAGCGTGCGCAGGACCGCCGGATGCTCGAATTCCGTGGAAACAATATGCCGCCGCCCGTGCGCGGCCCCCCAGGAGGCGGCCGACAGAAGCGCCTGATTGTCCGCTTCGCTGCCGCCGGAGGTGAAGGAAAGCTCGCGCGCCGCGCAGTTCAGCAGGCCGGCCATGGTTTCCCGCGCCTCCAGCAGGGCCGCAGCGGCTGCCGCGCCGTCCTCGTGCAGGCTGGAAGGGTTGCCGTACCGATCCGTCAGATATGGCAGCATCGCGTCCAGCGCTGTTCCGCTCAATTTAGT
This window contains:
- the mnmA gene encoding tRNA 2-thiouridine(34) synthase MnmA, which translates into the protein MKRVLVAMSGGVDSSVAAYLLKKQGYECVGATMKLYENEIVGQKRTNTCCSLDDIEDARSVAHRIGIPYHVFNFTADFEEQVIRRFVAAYEAGATPNPCIDCNRYLKFERLFRRAQELDCDFVATGHYARIEFQKASGRYLLKKGLDGGKDQSYVLYSMTQEQLAHTLFPLGELNKADVRKIAEEQGLVNAHKHDSQDICFVPDGDYSAFIERYTGKAYPKGAFLGADGKILGEHQGLIRYTIGQRKGLGISAEKPLYVRGKSVRENTVTLGGNEELYSSSLVADGFNLIAYQTLSAPARVTARVRYRQKEQAAVVTPLDGGKVMVNFEKPQRAVAPGQAIVFYSGDIVVGGATICSDGSARGDRKETADLQRL
- a CDS encoding cysteine desulfurase family protein, translating into MRIYADNAATTKLSGTALDAMLPYLTDRYGNPSSLHEDGAAAAAALLEARETMAGLLNCAARELSFTSGGSEADNQALLSAASWGAAHGRRHIVSTEFEHPAVLRTLEYLEARGFGVTLLPVSAEGIIRPEQVSSAIRPDTCLVSVMAANNEVGTVQPVKEIGDLCRRNNVLFHSDAVQAAGHIPIDLSEMNVDLLSLSAHKFHGPKGIGALYLRRGIRPVSLIRGGGQERGGRAGTENVPAVAGMAAALRESCGKLEENADYIARMREELISGLERIRGAYLIGGRSRRVPGIVNFCFEDVESEPLLLLLDADGISASAGSACSAGALEPSHVLRSMGVPDRLARGSLRLSLSEYNTPEEISRIILSVTSAVSRLRKENP